In Haloterrigena turkmenica DSM 5511, a single genomic region encodes these proteins:
- a CDS encoding outer membrane protein assembly factor BamB family protein, producing the protein MNASRRRYLAMTGSAAALSAAAGCTSLLDGETDDSGDQNADSDTDEDDETDADSDASSTGVAADDWSSFQRTPGNDGYTPSSAPTDDPAERWSTTLSGALEAQVAVVDGTVYAATDDGVVHALEAASGDEIWTESLEGGIATGPTVADVAVFVGTDTGRLAAFE; encoded by the coding sequence ATGAACGCCTCGAGGCGCCGATACCTGGCGATGACGGGGAGCGCGGCAGCACTGAGCGCCGCCGCCGGCTGTACGAGTCTACTGGACGGCGAGACCGACGATAGCGGTGACCAGAACGCGGATTCCGATACCGACGAGGACGACGAAACCGATGCCGACAGCGACGCGTCGAGTACGGGCGTCGCGGCCGACGACTGGTCGTCGTTCCAGCGAACGCCGGGTAACGACGGCTACACCCCGTCGTCGGCGCCGACGGACGATCCCGCCGAACGGTGGTCGACGACGCTCTCGGGCGCGCTCGAGGCCCAGGTCGCGGTCGTCGACGGCACCGTCTACGCGGCGACCGACGACGGGGTCGTCCACGCCCTCGAGGCGGCCTCGGGCGACGAAATCTGGACCGAATCGCTCGAGGGCGGGATCGCGACCGGGCCGACGGTCGCCGACGTGGCGGTCTTCGTCGGGACGGACACCGGTCGCCTCGCGGCGTTCGAGTGA